A portion of the Saimiri boliviensis isolate mSaiBol1 chromosome 1, mSaiBol1.pri, whole genome shotgun sequence genome contains these proteins:
- the ZC3H8 gene encoding zinc finger CCCH domain-containing protein 8 — translation MDFENLFSKPPNPALGKTATDSDERIVDEVDVAGVEETQEEKSKQECEQISKKFRHFGNSAISPKSSLHRKSRSKDYDVYSDKDICNQEPEDNFAKELQQYIQAREMANAAQPEESMKKEGVKDTPQAAKQKNKNLKAGHKNGKQKKMKRKWPGTGSKGSNSQEEDGKPKEKQQHLSQAFINQHTVERKGKQICKYFLERKCIKGDQCKFDHDAEIEKKKEMCKFYVQGYCTRGENCLYLHNEYPCKFYHTGTKCYQGEYCKFSHAPLTPETQELLAKVLDTEKTSCK, via the exons ATGGATTTTGAGAATCTTTTCTCAAAACCCCCCAACCCGGCCCTCGGCAAAACGGCCACGGATTCTGACGAAAG AATCGTTGATGAAGTAGATGTTGCAGGAGTTGAAGAAACacaagaagagaaatctaaacaGGAGTGCGAGcaaatttcaaaaaaa ttCAGACACTTTGGAAACTCTGCAATATCACCAAAAAGTTCACTGCATAGAAAATCAAGAAGTAAGGACTATGATGTATATAGTGATAAGGATATCTGCAATCAGGAACCAGAAGATAATTTTGCCAAAGAGCTTCAGCAATACATACAAGCCAGAGAAATGGCAAATGCTGCTCAACCTGAAGAATCTATGAAGAAAGAAGGAGTAAAAGATACTCCACAGG ctgctaaacaaaaaaataaaaaccttaaagcTGGTCACAAAAATggcaaacagaagaaaatgaagcgAAAATGGCCTGGCACTGGAAGCAAAGGATCAAATTCACAGGAAGAG gatggTAAACCtaaagagaagcagcagcatttGAGTCAGGCATTCATCAACCAACATACAGTGGAACGCAAGGGAAaacaaatttgtaaatattttcttgaaagaaaatgtattaag GGAGACCAGTGTAAATTTGATCATGATGCAGagatagagaagaaaaaggaaatgtgtaAGTTTTATGTACAAGGATATTGTACCAGAGGTGAAAACTGTCTGTATTTGCATA ATGAATATCCTTGTAAGTTTTACCATACAGGAACAAAATGTTATCAGGGAGAATATTGCAAGTTTTCTCATGCTCCATTGACTCCTGAAACACAAGAATTGTTGGCTAAA gTTTTGGATACTGAAAAGACATcatgtaaataa